Proteins encoded by one window of Enterobacter pseudoroggenkampii:
- the ltaE gene encoding low-specificity L-threonine aldolase: MIDLRSDTVTRPSRAMLEEMMAAPVGDDVYGDDPTVNELQRYAAELSGKEAALFLPTGTQANLVALLSHCERGEEYIVGQGAHNYLYEAGGAAVLGSIQPQPIDAAPDGTLPLDKVAAKIKADDIHFARTRLLSLENTHNGKVLPREYLKAAWEFTRERRLGLHVDGARIFNAVVAYGCELKEITQYCDSFTICLSKGLGTPVGSLLVGNADYIKRANRWRKMTGGGMRQAGILAAAGLYALKNNVARLKDDHDNAAWMAAQLREIGADVMRHDTNMLFVRVGEDRAAALGEFMKARGVLINASPVVRLVMHLDVSREQLADVVKHWQAFLQR; this comes from the coding sequence ATGATCGATTTACGCAGTGATACCGTAACCCGCCCGAGCCGCGCCATGCTCGAAGAGATGATGGCCGCCCCGGTCGGGGACGACGTCTACGGTGACGATCCGACGGTAAACGAACTGCAGCGCTATGCCGCAGAGCTCAGCGGAAAAGAGGCCGCCCTGTTCCTGCCAACCGGTACGCAGGCTAACCTCGTGGCGCTGCTCAGCCACTGCGAGCGCGGTGAAGAGTACATCGTGGGCCAGGGCGCGCATAACTACCTCTACGAAGCCGGCGGTGCCGCGGTGCTCGGCAGCATTCAGCCGCAGCCGATTGACGCCGCGCCGGACGGCACCCTGCCGCTCGATAAGGTCGCGGCGAAAATCAAAGCCGACGATATTCACTTCGCCCGCACCCGGCTGCTCAGCCTTGAAAACACCCACAACGGCAAAGTGCTGCCGCGCGAATACCTGAAAGCCGCATGGGAGTTTACCCGCGAGCGCAGGCTCGGCCTGCACGTGGACGGCGCGCGCATCTTCAACGCCGTGGTGGCGTACGGCTGCGAGCTGAAAGAGATTACGCAATACTGCGACTCGTTCACCATCTGCCTCTCTAAAGGGCTGGGCACGCCAGTGGGTTCCCTGCTGGTGGGCAATGCGGACTACATCAAACGCGCGAACCGCTGGCGCAAAATGACCGGCGGCGGCATGCGTCAGGCGGGTATTCTGGCGGCAGCGGGGCTGTATGCTCTGAAAAACAACGTGGCGCGCCTGAAGGACGATCACGACAACGCCGCGTGGATGGCGGCTCAGCTGCGCGAGATTGGCGCCGACGTGATGCGCCACGACACCAACATGCTGTTCGTCCGCGTGGGCGAGGATCGCGCCGCAGCGCTGGGGGAATTTATGAAAGCCCGTGGCGTGCTGATCAACGCCTCACCCGTCGTGCGTCTGGTCATGCATCTTGACGTCAGCCGCGAGCAGCTGGCGGACGTAGTGAAACACTGGCAGGCGTTTTTACAGCGATAA
- the poxB gene encoding ubiquinone-dependent pyruvate dehydrogenase yields the protein MKQTVAAYIAKTLEQAGVKRIWGVTGDSLNGLSDSLNKMKTIEWMPTRHEEVAAFAAGAEAQLTGELAVCAGSCGPGNLHLINGLFDCHRNHVPVLAIAAHIPSSEIGSGYFQETHPQELFRECSHYCELVSSPEQIPQVLAIAMRKAVLNRGVSVVVIPGDVALKAAPEGASTHWYHAPQPVVTPAEEELKKLAQLLRYSSNIALMCGSGCAGAHKELLEFAGKLKSPIVHALRGKEHVEYDNPYDVGMTGLIGFSSGFHTMMNADTLILLGTQFPYRAFYPTDAKIIQIDINPASIGAHSKVDMALVGDIKSTLAALLPLLEEKTDRKFLDKALSDYRDARKGLDDLAKPSDKAIHPQYLAQQISHFADDDAIFTCDVGTPTVWAARYLKMNGKRRLLGSFNHGSMANAMPQALGAKATAPERQVVAMCGDGGFSMLMGDFLSVVQMKLPLKIVVFNNSVLGFVAMEMKAGGYLTDGTELHDTNFARIAEACDITGIRVEKASEVDEALQRAFSIDGPVLVDVVVAKEELAIPPQIKLEQAKGFSLYMLRAIISGRGDEVIELAKTNWLR from the coding sequence ATGAAACAAACCGTGGCTGCATATATTGCGAAAACGCTCGAACAGGCTGGCGTGAAACGTATCTGGGGCGTAACCGGCGATTCCCTGAACGGACTTAGCGACAGCCTCAACAAGATGAAGACCATCGAATGGATGCCCACCCGCCATGAAGAGGTTGCCGCCTTCGCCGCAGGCGCTGAAGCACAGCTTACCGGTGAACTGGCCGTCTGCGCCGGATCCTGCGGGCCGGGTAACCTGCATCTGATCAACGGGCTGTTCGACTGTCACCGCAATCACGTCCCGGTGCTGGCGATTGCCGCTCATATCCCCTCTTCCGAAATCGGCAGCGGCTATTTTCAGGAGACGCATCCGCAGGAGCTTTTCCGTGAATGCAGCCACTATTGCGAGCTGGTTTCATCCCCGGAGCAGATCCCGCAGGTGCTGGCGATCGCCATGCGCAAGGCCGTGCTGAACCGCGGCGTTTCGGTGGTCGTTATCCCGGGCGATGTGGCCCTCAAGGCCGCACCGGAAGGTGCCAGCACCCACTGGTATCACGCTCCGCAGCCGGTGGTGACGCCAGCCGAGGAGGAGCTGAAAAAGCTGGCACAGCTGCTGCGTTACTCCAGCAATATCGCCCTGATGTGCGGCAGCGGCTGCGCGGGGGCGCACAAGGAGCTGCTTGAATTTGCCGGTAAGCTGAAATCCCCGATTGTCCACGCCCTGCGCGGCAAAGAGCACGTCGAGTACGACAACCCTTACGACGTGGGCATGACCGGTCTGATCGGTTTTTCCAGCGGCTTCCACACCATGATGAACGCCGACACGCTGATCCTGCTCGGCACCCAGTTCCCGTACCGCGCGTTCTACCCGACGGATGCGAAAATCATCCAGATTGATATCAACCCGGCCAGCATCGGCGCGCACAGCAAGGTCGATATGGCGCTGGTGGGCGACATCAAATCCACCCTTGCCGCCCTGCTGCCGCTGCTGGAAGAGAAAACCGATCGCAAGTTCCTCGATAAAGCGCTAAGTGACTATCGCGATGCGCGCAAGGGGCTGGACGATCTCGCCAAACCGAGCGACAAAGCCATTCACCCGCAGTATCTGGCGCAGCAGATCAGCCATTTCGCCGACGACGATGCCATCTTCACCTGCGACGTGGGCACGCCAACGGTCTGGGCCGCGCGCTACCTGAAGATGAACGGCAAGCGCCGCCTGCTCGGCTCGTTCAACCACGGCTCGATGGCTAACGCCATGCCGCAGGCGCTGGGCGCAAAAGCGACAGCACCGGAGCGTCAGGTGGTGGCGATGTGCGGCGACGGCGGGTTCAGCATGCTGATGGGGGATTTCCTGTCGGTGGTGCAGATGAAGCTCCCGCTGAAAATTGTGGTCTTCAACAACAGCGTGCTGGGCTTCGTGGCGATGGAGATGAAGGCTGGCGGATATCTGACGGACGGCACCGAGCTGCACGATACCAACTTCGCGCGTATCGCCGAGGCCTGCGACATCACCGGTATTCGCGTGGAGAAAGCCTCCGAGGTGGATGAAGCCCTGCAGCGCGCCTTTTCCATCGACGGTCCGGTGCTGGTGGATGTCGTCGTCGCCAAAGAGGAGCTGGCGATCCCGCCGCAGATCAAGCTTGAGCAGGCCAAAGGCTTTAGCCTCTATATGCTGCGCGCGATCATCAGCGGGCGTGGTGACGAGGTGATCGAACTGGCAAAAACCAACTGGCTCAGGTAA
- a CDS encoding DoxX family protein, whose translation MVKSLLIAVNEKLSCDDLGKFLLRLAVGGLMLFHGLHKLFGGVGFISGMLVEKGLPGFIAYGVLVGEVVAPILIIVGLFTRPAALVLAFTMIVAWLMVGMGETLALDKVGAWAIESLVYFFIGSLAVAFLGAGRFAVGKGPAWR comes from the coding sequence ATGGTTAAATCATTGTTAATTGCTGTTAATGAAAAGCTATCGTGCGACGATCTTGGCAAATTCTTGTTACGACTTGCCGTCGGCGGGCTGATGCTTTTTCACGGTCTGCACAAACTGTTTGGCGGCGTGGGCTTTATCAGCGGCATGCTGGTGGAAAAAGGGCTGCCGGGATTTATCGCCTACGGCGTGTTGGTTGGCGAAGTGGTGGCGCCGATCCTGATTATTGTTGGGCTCTTTACGCGCCCGGCCGCGCTGGTGCTGGCGTTTACGATGATCGTAGCGTGGCTGATGGTGGGAATGGGGGAAACGCTCGCCCTCGATAAGGTAGGCGCATGGGCGATTGAAAGCCTGGTGTACTTCTTTATCGGCTCGCTGGCTGTCGCGTTTTTAGGGGCAGGGCGCTTTGCGGTAGGGAAAGGTCCGGCGTGGCGGTGA